In Catenulispora sp. GP43, the genomic window CGGAGAACGCGACTTCGATGCACCAACGCGCCGCGTAGCGCGCGACGGGTTCTTCAGGGCTGGAGGTCAGGTCGGTAGTGACCAGCGGCAGCCCGTAACCTCGGTCGTCCTTTTCCTTCGTGCGGGGTTTGTCGTCGCGGACCAGGATCACGCGCACGCTGCGGCTGTGAAAGGACCCGTACCACAGGCACGGGGTGTCGCAGAGCTCGACGACATCATCGCGGCCGTAGCGCCGCACGGTCGTCGTGCGCCAGGTCTTCGTCTTGGCCAGGTCGCCGGGGGTGCCGATCCGCTCGCCTTTGGTCCGGGGCCGCCCGGAGCGCCCGGTGCGCGGGGTGGCAGTTCATGCAGCACCGAGGTGACTTTCAGCCGGGATGTCCAGGTGATCTGCGGGTCCAAGCCGCGAAGGTGCTCCCCGACGTATGCGGCGTCCCCGACCACGTGGATTGTCCGGTTCGGATAGCGTGCCGCGATGAGTTCTGCCAGCTCGCGGGCGTAAGCGATCTTCCCGGTGCGCCGGGGACGCCAGAGTCGGGCCAGGATCGGCAGGCATACCGGCCGGGAGCAGAACGGCAGGTCCACGACGATCCCGGCGATCACCCAGCAGTTGCCGAACCCGATCGGCTTGGGACCCTTCGCGGCTCCGTCGTGATGCCAGGCGGTGCCGAACACCTTCTTCCCAGCCCGTTTGAACAGGGTGTCGTCGACCACGACGACGATCGGGATATCCGTGGCGAGCAGCAGCATCACGATCAGGTCGG contains:
- a CDS encoding transposase; its protein translation is MLPTPNIPTLTVLLSGFRTCFTAPGYRTFSGLVIGLVAQTRRRTVCGMLLGAGLEHSWHHARAHRFFAAARWCADEAGLAMTDLIVMLLLATDIPIVVVVDDTLFKRAGKKVFGTAWHHDGAAKGPKPIGFGNCWVIAGIVVDLPFCSRPVCLPILARLWRPRRTGKIAYARELAELIAARYPNRTIHVVGDAAYVGEHLRGLDPQITWTSRLKVTSVLHELPPRAPGAPGGPGPKASGSAPPATWPRRRPGARRPCGATAAMMSSSSATPRACGTGPFTAAACA